The Melopsittacus undulatus isolate bMelUnd1 chromosome 12, bMelUnd1.mat.Z, whole genome shotgun sequence genome has a segment encoding these proteins:
- the FAAP20 gene encoding Fanconi anemia core complex-associated protein 20, whose protein sequence is MSEEGAAKLRLKGRKEPAAWSREHPRQRQSLTHSCSWFEKEDLNECEEPWALLLKGISQDAQCADWQAVPSFPEFFTKSSKEESPQEQEVFTAGKKDFPWVSFPSFCKQELLNPEDLSSYQLTQSQVNHLHKGQGQADKLSSLLCAAEKTYCVTITDQAKHVVGEDTEAISKPDVSPKSCKLTWQRSSVHHLALPQCSVEALSHQQHCRGTAQNTMENGEENNGKELQLQTHQGDVSFAEARFSHAEENPPLSSVPQTKSCKEETENQGEGAPILDSCPMCRMCFSGTLSQLDIDEHLAMCLSESTDDVMW, encoded by the exons ATGTCTGAGGAAGGAGCCGCCAAGTTGCGCCTCAAGGGCAGGAAGGAGCCAGCAGCCTGGAGCCGGGAGCACCCCCGGCAGCGGCA GTCATTGACTCACAGCTGTTCCTGGTTTGAAAAAGAAGACTTAAATGAGTGTGAAGAACCATGGGCTTTGTTACTGAAAGGCATCAGTCAAGATGCCCAATGTGCAGACTGGCAGGCAGTGCCCAGTTTTCCAGAGTTCTTCACAAAG AGCTCCAAGGAAGAGAGTCCACAAGAACAGGAAGTTTTTACAGCTGGAAAGAAAGACTTTCCATGGGTGTCATTCCCATCTTTTTGCAAACAAGAACTTCTAAACCCAGAGGATCTTAGTTCCTATCAGCTAACACAGAGCCAAGTCAACCACCTACATAAAGGACAGGGCCAAGCAGATAAACTGAGCAGTTTACTGTGTGCAGCTGAGAAGACGTACTGTGTAACTATTACAGATCAAGCCAAACATGTGGTTGGGGAAGACACAGAAGCTATTTCAAAACCAGATGTAAGTCCAAAGTCATGTAAACTCACTTGGCAGAGGAGTTCTGTGCACCACTTGGCATTGCCACAATGCTCTGTAGAAGCTTTGAGCCATCAACAGCATTGCAGAGGGACTGCACAGAACACCAtggaaaatggagaagaaaataatggaaaagagCTTCAGCTACAAACACATCAAGGGGATGTTTCCTTTGCAGAGGCCAGATTCTCACATGCAGAAGAGAACCCACCTCTTTCAAGTGTGCCTCAAACCAAGAGCTgcaaggaagaaacagaaaatcaggGTGAAGGAGCTCCAATTCTTGACAGCTGTCCCATGTGTCGCATGTGCTTTAGTGGAAC GCTGTCACAACTGGACATTGATGAACACCTTGCTATGTGCTTGTCTGAAAGTACAGATGATGTAATGTGGTAA